The Psychroflexus sp. ALD_RP9 region CGTATATACCAAAAATAAAAACGCCATATAAAACAGCGTTCATTATTCCTAAACGCTTATTTTTAGCACTTTTTGTAAAAAAAGAAACTGTTAGTGGTATCATTGGGAAAACACAAGGCGTTAAAAGAGCTATTAAACCACCTACAAAGCCAAGGAAAAAGACCGTCCAAATAGTCGATTCTTCTTTGTTTGTACCTAAATCTTTTGAGAATGATTGTGTGTTTTTAATGTCTACTTTTAATTGATTTTCTAATGAAAGATCTTCAGAGGTAACTTTAACTTCTTGATTTTCAACCTGCGCTAATTGACTTCCTTGAACTTTATAAGTAAATCGTTTTTGGTCTTGTGGTAAACATTTTTCATCATCACAAACTGAAAATAAAAGTTCTAAATTTAAAGTCGCATTAGGATTTATAACCTTTATCTGCTGCTTAAAGGTTACTTCATCTTCAAAATATTTTAAATCTGCTTGAAATATTTCATCATAAGCTTCAATACCTTCAGGCTCTATTGTTTCACCAATTAATTGAAAGTCACTTGCATTAAATGTAAAATTAAGTTCAGTTGGTTCAGGTCCTATTTCATCTGGCTTCAATGGCCTTTGCGATGGTAAATGCCAACTTTCAAGCATTTTAGCTGTTACTTTTATGGTGTAAACAGAATCGTTAACTTGACTTACATCGCTGGAAAACGAAATTGGATTTATAGTTTCTTGCCCTTTAAATTGTTCGCCAAATTGGGCATTAGCCTGTAAACTACAAATGGTAAATAAACCTAATATTATATACTTTAGTTGAGCCATGTTATTTTGAGACATTTATTTTGATTTTCTGTAACTTTAAAATGATGATCTAAACGCTTTTTTACAAGCCATACAATGTGATTTTGATCTTCAAAAACCAATTGTTTTTGTTTTTCGAGTGTTGGCACTTTTAAATCGCGCAAAAAATGAAGAACCTTTTTTTTACCTTTCATACCAAACGGTGTAAAAGTATCATTCGTATTTATTGATCTTAAAATTAAGGGAAATTTAAGTTGATTGATATTTATGCAGACCTGATTAGCTGATTTTGGCATCTTAAAACCTTCAACTGTGGCTTTAAAATATGGCTGTGAGGCTTTAACCAACTCCTCAAGTGAGTTAAACTGTAAAGGTATAAATTCATCTTTAATTTTCCTGTTGTAAAGCCTAAGTTCATCCCTATTTTTTACCAATAGATGTGATTTACTACTAATTTTTTTACCAGTTTCTGCATTAACTAAATGTTTAATATCATCCCAAGCTGTAAAATTAAAATCACTTAACAAATAAAATAACAATTCTAGGTAGTTAGGATACTTCTTCAAGCGGTTTAAATAAATAATACTTACATCAGATTGGGTTTTAAAAACCTCATTTTTAATTAATTGCACATAATCGCTTAACAAAATAGAAGCAGTTTTTAAATGCTGTAAACTACCCATAAAAGCATCTAAAAAATGGGGCGATAGTTGCTCTAATTCTGGTACAATTTGATGCCTGATCTGATTACGCAAATAAGCATTACTCGCATTAGATTCATCCTCACGCCAAGTAATTTTATTTTGTTTCGCAAAACTTAGTAATTCTACTTTACTAAAAATTAAAAGCGGCCTTCTGATGTAACTATTTTTATCAGGAATTGCTGTTAAACCTTTTATTCCACTACCGCGTGAAAGATTAATTAAAAAAGTTTCAAGGTTATCGTTAAGATGATGTGCTGTGAGTAAGTAATCAAATTGATGTGTATTTATTAGCTCATCAAACCAATGATAACGAAGATTACGAGCAGCGACTTGAGTTGATAAGTTGTGCTGTTTTGCATATTTATGAGTTTCAAATTGCCTAACATAATAATCGACTTGACGTTTAATAGCATAATTGACCACAAAATCTTGATCTTGAACTGATGCTTTGCGCAGATTAAAATTACAATGTGCTATGCTGTAGTTAAGCCCTAACTCATGGCACAACTCTACCAAAACCATGCTATCTATACCACCACTTACAGCAATTAACAATTTTGCCGAATTTAATTCTGGGAAGTTTTTATTGAGATGCGTTTTAAATTTCTGTACCATTTATAAAGCAAAAATACGAACTTTAGATTTCTCAAAACTTAAATTTTGCTTAGGAAATGTCCTTACAACTTAATTATCTTTACAAAAAAAAACTAATGAAGTTTTACATTTTAAATTTAATTGTACTAATAAGTATGCAAGTGATGTCTCAAACTAAAGTTGAGGCCGAAAAAAGAATTAATCAATCTAAAGTACCTGAGCTTGCTTTTGACTGGTTAGATGATGCCTATGAAGGTAAAAAAAGAATTAAATGGTATGAACAACAAAGCAGAAATACCCGCGTTTACGAAGCAAAATTTAAATGGAAAGGTAAACGACAAAGTATTGAGTTTGATACTGTAGGAAATATTATTAATATAGAGATTCAATTGAAGTTTAAAAATATTCCTGAAAAAGCTAAAAACATAATTGAAACGTATTTTACAGAAAATTATGAAAACCACAGAATTAAAAAAGTACAGATACAATATTTAGGGAAACCAGACGATTTAGAAGACCTTATTGATGAAGATGAATGGGAAGACATCACTACAAATTATGAAATTGAGTTTTTAGGTCAGTCTGAAACACAGAATGATTTTTTTGAAGCTCTTTTTAATTATAAAGGAGAATTGCTAGAAATCAGAGTTATCGATTTACCATCTTCAGATATATTGAAGTATTAAGCTTTAAGACCTAAAAATCAAACAATAATTGCACAGTTCAAAACGCTTTTATGAAACTAAAACTATTAATTATATTTCTATTCACTTCAACTGTAATCATAGCTCAAAATCGATTTTCAGGTGGCTTAATGCCTGAATTTTCAGTTGGATATTCTATTTCAGAACGCTTTAGCATTCAACATAAAATCGAGTACCAGCAAGCTATGTTTGATCAGGTTGAAGATGATCTCTATTTTGATCTTCAACAAGCTGATATACAGCATTTTTTAGAATATAAAATCTCACCAACTGTCGATGTTGCTGGTGGATATCAATCTCGATTTGAAGCTGATGGTTTTAACCACCATCGAAGTATACAACAAGTGTCATGGATCAGCAGATTAATCGGCTTAAGGATTGGCTACCGATTTAGGACCGACCAAACATTTTCAAACGATGAGTCGCCATTATTTAGATTTAGAATTAGAGCTAAATCCCAATTCCCTTTACAAGGTTTAGAGGTTGACCAAGGCGAACAGTATTTAGTTATCTCTAACGAAGTTATATACATGACAAAAACACAGTCTGACGATTTTGAAAACCGTTTAAATGCAGGAATTGGTCACTATTTTAATGATAACAACAAGCTTGAAATTGGTTTAGATTGGCGTACTGACGATTACTTAGAGCCTGGTTTTAGAAATCGATTATGGCTTAAAGCAAGTTATTATTTGAGTTTATGAAATATAGTTCCATATCGTTTTACCCTTTCTTAATTGTTGATAAGTTTCGATCATTACTTGATGCTCTGGAGCATTAAAATTAGGGTCTTGTTGAATTATTTGGTTTGCATAAGACCGTGCAAGTTTTAAAATTTGGTTATCCTTAACCAAATCAGCTATCTTTAAATTTAAAATACCACTTTGTTGTGTCCCCATTAAATCGCCAGGACCTCGAAGTTTTAAATCAACCTCAGCTAACTCAAAACCATCATTACTCCTACACATGGTTTCAAGTCGAGTTTTAGCATCATTACTTAATTTATGTCCTGTCATTAAGATACAAAAACTTTGCTCTGCTCCTCGCCCAACTCGACCACGTAATTGATGAAGTTGCGATAAACCAAAACGCTCAGCGCTTTCAATTAGCATTACACTAGCGTTTGGGACGTTTACGCCGACTTCAATTACAGTTGTAGCAACTAAAATCTGAGTTTTCCCTTCAGCAAAACGCTGCATTTCATAGGCTTTATCTTCAGGTTTCATTTTACCATGAACAATTGAAATCCGGTAATTTGGAGATGGAAATTCACGTGATATACTTTCATAACCATCCATTAAATCTTTATAATCGAAATTCTGAGATTCTTCAATTAACGGGTAAACCACATAAGCTTGGCGACCTTTTTTTATTTCGTCTTTTAAAAACTTAAAAACTTTTAAACGATTTTTATCATAACGATGAACTGTTTTAATAGGCTTTCGACCAGGTGGAAGTTCATCTATAATCGAAATATCTAAGTCACCATACAAACTCATGGCTAAAGTTCTAGGAATTGGAGTCGCAGTCATGACTAAAACATGTGGCGGCAAATTGTTTTTTTTCCAAAGTTTTGCACGTTGAGCTACTCCAAAGCGATGTTGCTCGTCGATAATGGATAAGCCAAGATTTTTAAATTTTACCTTATCTTCAATTAAAGCATGTGTTCCTATCAAAATATGTAAAGAACCATCTTCAAGCGAAGCATGAATCTCTTTTCGAGCTTTTGTTTTTGTTGAGCCTGTTAACAATCTTACATTTACCGGAAGCTGCTCGCAGAGTTTAGAAATACCTTCAAAATGCTGTTGGGCTAAAATTTCAGTAGGTGCCATTAAACAGGCTTGAAAGTTATTATCGATAGCCATAAGCATAGACATAAAACCAACTATTGTTTTACCAGAGCCAACATCGCCTTGAAGCAATCGATTCATTTGGGCATTGCTTCCTAAATCTTTTCGAATTTCTTTAAGAACACGCTTTTGAGCATTGGTCAATTCAAATTCTAAGCCGTTGTTGTAAAATTGATTAAAAATTTCACCGACATTATTAAACGGATATCCTTTAATTTTACGTTGTTGTATTAGCTTTTGGCGCAATAGCTGGAGTTGAATATAGAAAAATTCTTCAAATTTAAATCTAAATTGTGCTTTATGTAACTGCTCTAAATTTTGTGGAAAATGAATTGATTTTATTGCCGCTTGCCTTGACATTAATTTTAAGTCTTCTAAGATTGGCTGCGGAAGATTTTCGGTAAATGCTGAATAATGCTCTTTTAATAACTGAAATACTAATTTGGTCATTAATGTGTTAGAAACACCTTTTTTACTCAGTTTTTCAGTTGAAGGATAAACAGGCTGTAAAGCAATATGAGCTTTTTGTTGATGCCTACTTAACAACTCTAATTCAGGATGCGCTACACTATACGTCTTATTAAAATAGGTTAAGCGGCCAAAAACAACATATTGTACATTTGTTTTTAAATTTTCTAACATCCATTTATGCGCTCTAAACCAAACTAACTCCATTACTCCAGTGTCATCTTCAAAATCAGCAACTAAACGCTTGCCTCGTTTTTGCTTTACAAAACGAACGCCTGTTATTTTACCGATGATTTGTACTTCAGCCGATGCAGGTGACAAGTCTTTTATTTTATGGTAGTTAGATTTGTCAATATAGCGGTTAGGAAAAATATTCAACAAATCCTGAAATGTAAATACATTTAATTCTTTATTAAACAACTCAGCCCGATTAGGGCCAACGCCTTTCAAGTAAGCAATGGGTGTTTGTAAACTCGATTTGGTCATAACTTATAAGCCTTCACTGAAAACATGAAAATACGGTAAAAATTACTAACGGCTTAAATAATCTCCAATTTTAAAAACCAAAAATTAATTTAACTATTTTTTTTAAATTTTACTATGCATGCATAATAAATTTTATTACATTTGAAGAGATCCTTTTTTAAAAAATGAGAGAAAAAACAATAGACTATATATTAAGGTCAACTTGGATAGCAGTTGCTAAAATGTATAATGAAGAGGCAGCTAAAAAATCAAGTACAATGGCAACTGGGTTTGCGCTATTAAGTATAGACCCAGAAGATGGAACACCTTCAACAGCTTTAGGACCAAAAATGGGTGTTGAATCTACAAGCCTATCTCGTACCTTAAAAACTATGGAAGAAAAAAACTTGATTAGACGTGAAAAAAACCCGAAAGACGGGAGAAGCGTGTTAATTCATTTAACCGATTTCGGAATTGATATGAGAAATTTTTCAAAAGAAGTCGTATTAGGTTTTGACCAAGCAGTAAAAGATAATATCAGTGAATCTGAATTGAAAACTTTTATAAAAGTTGCTGAAAAAATTCAAGACATGATTACTGAAAAAACAATTTATAAAAACAAAGTTTATAAAAGCATCAATACTTATGAAAAGAAGAATTAAAAAAGTAGCTGTAATTGGTTCAGGTATTATGGGAAGCGGCATTGCATGCCATTTTGCTAATATCGGCGTAGAAGTTCTACTACTCGATATAGTGCCCAATGAACTTAATGAAAAAGAAAAACAACAAGGAAAATCCTTAAACGATAAATCTGTTAGAAATCGTATTGTAAACCAAGCATTACAAAGTTCCTTAAAGTCAAATCCTTCACCAATTTATCATAAAGACTTTGCAAAACGTATTGAAACCGGAAATCTTGAAGATGATATTTCAAAAATTAAAGATGCTGACTGGATTATCGAAGTCGTTGTTGAACGATTAGATATCAAGCAGCAAGTATTTGAAAATCTAGAGAAATACAGAACACCAGGAACTTTAATTTCTTCAAATACGTCGGGAATTCCTATAAAATTCATGAATGAAGGCAGATCTGAAGATTTCAAAAAACACTTCTGCGGAACCCATTTCTTTAACCCACCACGTTACCTTAAGTTACTAGAAATTATTCCAGGACCTGACACTTCAACCGAGGTTTTAGATTTCCTTAATGAATATGGCGAAAAATACTTAGGCAAAACTACCGTTGTTGCAAAAGATACGCCAGCATTCATTGGTAATAGAATAGGTATTTTCAGCATTATGAGTCTATTCCATATGGTCAAAGATATGGACATGACAATCGAAGAGGTTGATAAGCTAACAGGACCAGTAATAGGTAGACCAAAATCAGCAACTTTTAGAACAGTTGATGTTGTAGGTTTAGATACTTTGGTACACGTGGCTAATGGACTTTATGAAAATGTCCCTAAAGACGAGCAACACGACCTGTTTAAGCTACCTGACTTCATCAGCCACATGATGGAAAATAAATGGTTGGGCAGTAAAACTGGACAAGGATTTTACAAAAAAATTAAACATGACGATGGTTCTAGCGAAATTAAATCGTTAGACTTAAGCTCACTTGAATACCGTTCAAAGCAGCGTGCAAAATTTGACACACTTGAAAAAACTAAATCGATTGATCGAGTTGCCAACCGCTTTCCGGTATTAGTTGAAGGAAAAGATAAGGCAGGCAAATTTTACAGAAAAAACTTTGCAGCACTTTTTGCCTATGTGCAAAATAGAATACCAGAAATTACAGATGCAATTTACAAAATTGATGATGCTATGAAAGCTGGCTTTGGCTGGCAACATGGACCATTTCAAATTTGGGATGCTATTGGTTTAGAAAAAGGTATTCAATTAATGAAAGATGAAGGCTTTGAAATTGCAGAATGGGTCACAAAACTATCTGAATCCAAACAAAAATCTTTTTATCATGTAAAATCTGGTAAAACTTATTACTATGAAATAGATAAAAAAACACATGAAAAAATTCCTGGTCAAGATGCATTTATCATCCTTGACAATATCAGAGAAAGCAATGAAGTTTATAGCAATAAAGATTTAGTTGCTGAAGATCTTGGTGACGGTATTTTAAATATTGAATTCAGAAGTAAGATGAATTCTATCGGTGGCGATGTCCTTAATGGAATTAACACCGCTATGGATATTGCAGAAAAAGAATATGACGGTGTTGTAATTTCTAATACTGGAGATAACTTTTCGGTTGGTGCTAACATCGGTATGATTTTCATGTTTGCAGTCGAGCAAGAGTATGAAGAATTAAATGGCGCAATTAAATATTTCCAAGACACGATGATGCGTATGCGTTACTCTTCTATCCCAACTGTAGCTGCTCCACACCAAATGGCACTTGGTGGCGGTTGCGAATTATCAATGCACGCAGATAAAATAGTAGCTCATGCTGAAACTTACATTGGTTTAGTTGAATTTGGTGTTGGTGTTATCCCTGGTGGAGGTGGCTCTAAAGAAATGACCAGACGAGCCGCAATGACTTTCCAAAAAGATGATGTTGAATTGAATAGACTGAGAGAAAATTTCTTAACAATAGGAATGGCTAAAGTAGCTAAATCTGCACACGAAGCTTATGATTTAAATATTCTTGAAAGCGGAAAAGATATTGTTGTTGTTAGCCGAGACCGACAATTAGCAATCGCTAAAGAGCAAGCCAAATTAATGGCTCAAAACGGCTATAGTCAACCTGTTAAAACGAATGATATTAAAGTTTTGGGTAGACAAGCTTTAGGCGCATTTTTAGTAGGAACTGACCAAATGAAAGCTGGTAAATATATTAGTGAACATGATCAAAAAATTGCTAATAAATTAGCTTACGTAATGTCTGGAGGAGACTTATCTGAAGCCAATTATGTATCTGAACAATATCTGTTAGATCTAGAACGCGAAGCATTTTTATCCTTATGCGGTGAACGTAAAACTTTAGAACGTTTACAGCATATGATTAAGAAAGGTAAGCCATTAAGAAACTAAAATATAAAATTAAGATGTTAGAAATTAGATAGTAGGCTAAAATTAATCGATAATAATGCATAACGATAAAGAATTAAAAATAGAAAAAAAGTCAATAAACTTTGTTGAAAATAGACTTCAACTCATAACAAATTGTCCAAATTCTGAAAAGTATGCTTTAATCGGTCAAATTAAAAGAATTGCTACTTCTGTTGCTTCCAAAATTTCGGAAAGAGCTAGCAGAAACATTTATAAAGATTACAACAGATTTTTATCAATCTCTAAAAAATCTTTAAATAAATTTAATACTCAACTAATCATATGCTATCGTCTAAATTTTATGGATAGTAAAGTGTTAGATTGGTTGAAGGATAAAAATAATGAAAACATTAAAATGATTTATAAACTTAATCAAAGCTTGGATCTTAAGTAAGTAAAAACTTAAATCTAAGTTCTAAAATCTAAATATCAGATATGAAAACAGCATATATAGTAAAAGGATATAGAACTGCAGTTGGAAAGGCACCAAAAGGTGTGTTTCGTTTTAAAAGACCAGATGATTTGGCTGCTGAGACAATTGACTACATGATGAAGCAATTACCTGAGTTTGACAAATCAAGAATTGATGATGTTATTGTTGGAAACGCAATGCCAGAAGCTGAACAAGGATTAAATATGGGTCGATTGGTCTCACTAATGGGATTAAAATCTGAAGAAGTTCCGGGAGTAACGGTTAACAGATATTGTGCTTCTGGTATTGAAACTATTGCAATGGCTTCAGCAAAAATTCAAAGTGGAATGGCTAACTGTATTATAGCTGGTGGAGCCGAAAGTATGAGCTACATTCCAATGGGTGGTTACAAGCCTGTACCAAATTATAAAACTGCAAAAGCTGGAAACGAAAGTTATTATTGGGGAATGGGCTTAACTGCAGAAGCGGTCGCAGAAAAGTATAAAATCAACGCAAAAGACCAAAATGAATTTGCCTTTAACTCTCATCAAAAAGCCATTAAAGCCCAAAAAGAAAATAGATTTCAAGACCAAATCGTTCCAATTGAAGTTGAAGATATCTTTGTAGATCCTCAAGGAAAAAAACAATCAAGAACTTACACTGTTCAAGAAGACCAAGGTCCTAGAGCTGACACCTCAGAAGAAGTTTTAAATAAATTAAGACCAGTATTTGCCGAAGGCGGTAGTGTAACAGCTGGTAATTCTTCTCAAATGAGTGATGGCGCAGCTTTTGTTATGATAATGAGTGAAGATATGGTCAAAGAATTAAATCTAGAACCTGTTGCTAGACTTGTATCATACGCGACAGTTGGTGTAGAGCCAAAAATTATGGGTATTGGGCCTGTAAAAGCGATTCCAAAAGCTTTAAACCAAGCCAATTTAAAATTAAATGATATTGAACTCATAGAACTTAATGAAGCCTTTGCTTCTCAATCACTTGCTGTTGCAAGAGAATTAGATATTAATCAAGACATCTTAAATGTAAATGGTGGTGCTATTGCTTTAGGCCATCCATTAGGTTGTACTGGTGCAAAACTATCTGTCCAAATTTTTGACGAAATGAAAAAAAGAAAACTAAAAAATAAATATTCTATGGTTACCATGTGCGTAGGGACTGGACAAGGTGCTGCAGGAATTTATGAAGTATATTAAAAATTAGATAAAATGGAAAAAAAAGATAACATGATACGCGGTGGACAATTTATTGTAAATGAAACAAAAGCTGAAGACATTTTTACGCCTGAAGACTTTTCAGATGAACAAAAAATGATGCGAGACTCTGTTAAAGAATTTGTAGACAGAGAGATTTGGCCTAAAAAAGAAGAATTTGAGAAAAAAAATTATGACTTAACTGAAGACGTCATGCGTAAAGCTGGTGAACTTGGTTTTTTAGGTGTTGCAGTACCTGAAGAATATGGCGGACTAGGAATGGATTTTGTCTCAACAATGTTAGTATGTGATTATATTTCAGGTGCTACAGGTTCATTTAGTACAGCTTTTGGTGCTCATACAGGTATTGGCACCTTGCCAATTACATTATATGGTACCGAAGAACAAAAGAAAAAATACATCCCTAAATTGGCCACCGGCGAGTGGTTTGGCGCTTATTGTTTAACTGAACCTGGTGCTGGTTCTGATGCTAATTCAGGAAAAACGAAAGCGGTCTTATCTGAAGACGGAACCCATTACAAAATCACTGGCCAAAAGATGTGGATTTCTAATGCTGGCTTTTGTGACTTGTTTATCGTATTTGCACGCATTGAAGATGATAAAAATATTACAGGATTTATAGTCGAAAAAGATTTAGAAAATGGAATATCAATGGGTGATGAAGAGAAAAAACTTGGGATTCACTCCTCTTCTACTCGTCAAGTTTTCTTTAATGAAACAAAAGTCCCTGTTGAAAATATTTTAGGTGAACGTAATGGCGGATTCAAAATTGCAATGAATGCACTAAATGTCGGTAGAATAAAACTAGCTGCTGCTTGTTTAGATGCTCAAAGACGAACCATTTCATCTGCCGTTCAATACGCTAATGATCGTGTTCAATTTAATACACCTATTTCAAAATTTGGCGCTATTCGTTCTAAATTAGCAGAAATGGCAACAGCCGCATATGCTGGTGAAGCTGCAAGTTACAGAGCAGCTAAAAATATTGAGGACCGAATCAACGCTAGAAAAGAACAGGGTAACTCTCATCAAGAGGCTGAATTAAAAGGTGTTGAAGAATTTGCTATCGAGTGCTCAATTTTAAAAGTAGCCGTTTCAGAAGATATTCAAAATTGTTCAGACGAAGGTATTCAGATTTATGGCGGAATGGGCTTTTCTGCTGATACACCTATGGAATCAGCATGGAGAGATGCGAGAATTGCCAGAATTTATGAGGGAACCAATGAAATAAACCGAATGCTTTCTGTTGGGATGTTAGTTAAAAAAGCAATGAAAGGTCATGTAGATTTTATGGGACCAGCGCAAGCTGTTGCAGACGAATTAACAGGTATCCCTTCATTTGATACACCCGATTTTTCTGAATTACTTTCAGAAGAGAAAGATATGATTAAAAAGCTTAAAAAAGTATTTTTAATGGTTGCAGGTGCTGCAGCACAAAAATTTGGAACCGAATTAGAAGAGCACCAACAATTACTTTTAGCTTCAGCCGATATCTTAATTGAGATTTACATGGCAGAATCTGCAATCCTCAGAGCTGAAAAAAATGCAAAAATTAAGGGTGAAGATTCTCAAAATGTACAAATAGCAATGGCAAAACTTAAACTTTATAATGCTGTAGAGAAAATCAATAAAAAAGCTAAAGAAGGTATTATTTCATTTGCTGAAGGTGATGAACAAAAAATGATGCTTATGGGATTAAAGCGATTTACCAAATATCACAACTATCCAAATATTGTTGAATTAAGAAATACAATTGCAGATCGTGTAGTTGAAGATAACGGCTATAAGCTTTAAAATAGATTAACAAAAAAGTATATATAAAAAGCTCACCTAAATAGGTGAGCTTTTTATATATTGTCATATTCTTAAATGTAACCTAAACATATTAGCATGAAACATTTCATAACCCTAGCTTTTACTATCTTTTGTGTGTGTCAGATATTCTCACAAGAAAATCCCTACATAAAAAAACATCAAGCCTATTTTGATATGCCAAGAGAATCATTATTTATTCACTTAAATAAATCAAAGCTAATTAAAGAAGAAAGTTTGTGGCTAAAAGGTTATGCTTTAAACAGACAAACTGACAAGCTTCACCAAAACATAACTAATGTTAACTTGTCTATTTATAATAGTCAAGGTCAATTACTAAACTCTAAAATGTTACTCGCTAATCAAGGCATCTTCATAAGTCAAGTAAAAATTGACAGCACATATCTGCCCGGAAAGTATTTTATAAAAGCGATGACCAACTATATGAATAACTTTAAAGAGCCTGACGTTTTTATTGAGTCATTTGAGGTTATTAACGAAATTAAAACACCTGAACTTCCAAAGCAAAAGTTTAGAATTAAGATAAAGCCTGAAAGCCAAAATTTAGTATATGGCTTAAGTAATAATTTAGGCATTAGAGTAGAAAGCTTAAACCATGTTGGCTTAAAAACAAATATTGATTTAATTGAAAACAATAAAATTATTAAGCAAATTAAGAGTAGTAAAAACGGTTTAGCGCTTCTTAATTTTAAACCACAAAAAGGAAATGAATATAAAGTCAGAGCTACAACTAATGGTGGATATAGTGAAGAGTATTTTATAAACCAAATAGAGTCAAGTGGAATTTGTATGCAGCTCAAAAAAATTAAAGATTACTTATTTTTTAATATTGAAGCCACAAAAGATATTAATGTAGAAGACCTTACACTTTTTATTCATCAAGAAGAAAAATTCTTATCAAAAAAATTAAAGCTAAAAGACTTAAATAAAGGCTTAGCATTTCCCACAGATAAACTATTTCAGGGGCTAAATACAATATTGATCTTAAAAGATGATCAGCCTTTATTAGAGCGTATATTTTTTAATACAACATCAGATGTTACTAAATTCAAGGGTAACTATACTATTAACCAGGTTAAAAACACAGATTCTATACAAGTTAACCTTGAGTTTATAGAAAAATCTGAGCTTCAATTAAGTGCTTCGGTCCTACCTAAAAATCAAATTACCTATAACTATCACAACAACATATTAAAAAACTTCAGATTTAGACCTTATTTGACACCTGATAGCTATTCATTAATTAAAAGCCTCGGCCATATATCTAAAGCTGAATTAGATATTGTGATGTTAATGAGTGAAAGTCGATATACAAAAAACATTTCAAAATATAAGGCGCCTGAGTTAAATTATGAAAGACAAAATGGGGTGAAGC contains the following coding sequences:
- a CDS encoding acyl-CoA dehydrogenase family protein is translated as MEKKDNMIRGGQFIVNETKAEDIFTPEDFSDEQKMMRDSVKEFVDREIWPKKEEFEKKNYDLTEDVMRKAGELGFLGVAVPEEYGGLGMDFVSTMLVCDYISGATGSFSTAFGAHTGIGTLPITLYGTEEQKKKYIPKLATGEWFGAYCLTEPGAGSDANSGKTKAVLSEDGTHYKITGQKMWISNAGFCDLFIVFARIEDDKNITGFIVEKDLENGISMGDEEKKLGIHSSSTRQVFFNETKVPVENILGERNGGFKIAMNALNVGRIKLAAACLDAQRRTISSAVQYANDRVQFNTPISKFGAIRSKLAEMATAAYAGEAASYRAAKNIEDRINARKEQGNSHQEAELKGVEEFAIECSILKVAVSEDIQNCSDEGIQIYGGMGFSADTPMESAWRDARIARIYEGTNEINRMLSVGMLVKKAMKGHVDFMGPAQAVADELTGIPSFDTPDFSELLSEEKDMIKKLKKVFLMVAGAAAQKFGTELEEHQQLLLASADILIEIYMAESAILRAEKNAKIKGEDSQNVQIAMAKLKLYNAVEKINKKAKEGIISFAEGDEQKMMLMGLKRFTKYHNYPNIVELRNTIADRVVEDNGYKL
- a CDS encoding acetyl-CoA C-acyltransferase; this translates as MKTAYIVKGYRTAVGKAPKGVFRFKRPDDLAAETIDYMMKQLPEFDKSRIDDVIVGNAMPEAEQGLNMGRLVSLMGLKSEEVPGVTVNRYCASGIETIAMASAKIQSGMANCIIAGGAESMSYIPMGGYKPVPNYKTAKAGNESYYWGMGLTAEAVAEKYKINAKDQNEFAFNSHQKAIKAQKENRFQDQIVPIEVEDIFVDPQGKKQSRTYTVQEDQGPRADTSEEVLNKLRPVFAEGGSVTAGNSSQMSDGAAFVMIMSEDMVKELNLEPVARLVSYATVGVEPKIMGIGPVKAIPKALNQANLKLNDIELIELNEAFASQSLAVARELDINQDILNVNGGAIALGHPLGCTGAKLSVQIFDEMKKRKLKNKYSMVTMCVGTGQGAAGIYEVY
- a CDS encoding four helix bundle protein, producing MHNDKELKIEKKSINFVENRLQLITNCPNSEKYALIGQIKRIATSVASKISERASRNIYKDYNRFLSISKKSLNKFNTQLIICYRLNFMDSKVLDWLKDKNNENIKMIYKLNQSLDLK